A window from Dehalococcoidia bacterium encodes these proteins:
- a CDS encoding phosphate ABC transporter substrate-binding protein, which translates to LSGNITIKGSDTMVNLGARWAEGFMKEHSKVSISVTGGGSGTGIAALINKTTDICQASRSMTAQEIANAQKNGVNPVEFIVALDGLSVVVNPSNAVNELNFQQLSDIYTGKITNWKDVGGKDASILVLSRDTNSGTHVFFKEHVVQMAGMPAADKKLEYGSKVLMMASSKTGIEEVSGNANAIFYVGLGYVTDKVKALNIKKTASDTAIGASVQTVKDGSYPVARPLFFYTNGQPQGTTKAFIDWAMGAEGQKIVLELDFVNIN; encoded by the coding sequence CTATCCGGAAACATCACCATCAAGGGTTCCGATACCATGGTCAACCTGGGAGCCCGCTGGGCTGAAGGCTTCATGAAGGAGCATTCCAAAGTCTCCATCTCCGTCACCGGGGGCGGATCGGGCACAGGCATCGCTGCTTTGATTAACAAAACCACCGATATCTGCCAGGCTTCCCGCTCGATGACTGCCCAGGAAATCGCCAATGCCCAGAAGAACGGCGTCAATCCGGTGGAATTCATCGTGGCGCTGGATGGCCTCTCGGTGGTAGTAAACCCGTCCAATGCGGTCAACGAACTGAACTTCCAACAGCTCTCTGATATCTACACCGGCAAGATCACTAACTGGAAGGACGTGGGCGGCAAGGATGCCTCCATTCTGGTCCTCTCCAGGGACACCAACTCCGGAACTCATGTGTTCTTCAAAGAGCATGTGGTTCAGATGGCCGGAATGCCCGCCGCCGATAAGAAGCTGGAGTACGGCTCCAAGGTGCTGATGATGGCCTCCTCCAAGACCGGCATCGAAGAGGTCTCCGGCAATGCTAATGCCATCTTCTACGTCGGATTGGGATATGTCACCGATAAGGTGAAGGCTCTCAATATCAAGAAGACAGCGTCCGATACCGCTATCGGCGCCAGTGTCCAGACGGTCAAAGACGGCAGTTATCCCGTAGCCCGACCGCTCTTCTTTTACACCAACGGCCAGCCTCAGGGCACAACCAAGGCGTTCATAGACTGGGCGATGGGAGCCGAGGGGCAGAAGATCGTATTGGAACTGGACTTTGTGAATATCAACTAG